From the Synechococcus sp. HK01-R genome, one window contains:
- a CDS encoding TIGR04168 family protein, translating to MQTSGPRRLRLAIAGDLHGQWNDLDARLLDQLQPDAVLFVGDLSDGDLRLVKAIAALPIPTAVILGNHDRGKDATGELFQRQVKVLGDRHCAWSLRNWSAPALSVLGARPGSAGGGFHLSRAMAATYGPIELEDSAQLIVQASEQAPQDRPLVVLAHAGPSGLGSDAASPCGRDWKRPAIDWGDQDLALALDRIRQRREVPLVVFGHMHHRLKGGQGERCTFLQDRLGTAYLNAACVPRRGVDADGRSLTHWSWVEFSGCELCHASHRWYEDDGTLVFEETLWHRNAPEVVGC from the coding sequence GTGCAGACGTCTGGTCCTCGCAGGCTGCGTCTGGCCATTGCCGGAGATCTGCATGGCCAGTGGAACGATCTTGACGCCCGACTTCTAGACCAGCTTCAGCCGGATGCCGTTCTGTTTGTGGGGGACCTCAGTGATGGGGATCTGCGTTTGGTCAAAGCGATTGCCGCTCTGCCAATCCCTACTGCGGTAATTCTTGGTAATCACGATCGGGGCAAAGATGCCACCGGCGAGTTGTTTCAGCGCCAGGTCAAGGTGCTGGGGGATCGTCACTGCGCCTGGAGTTTGCGCAATTGGTCGGCACCAGCCCTATCAGTGCTTGGTGCGCGGCCAGGTAGCGCCGGGGGTGGATTTCACCTCTCCCGCGCCATGGCCGCCACCTACGGTCCGATCGAGCTAGAAGACTCTGCTCAATTAATCGTGCAGGCCTCCGAGCAGGCTCCTCAGGATCGTCCCCTCGTGGTTCTCGCCCACGCGGGTCCCTCGGGCCTGGGGTCCGATGCGGCCAGTCCCTGTGGCCGGGACTGGAAGCGCCCTGCGATCGACTGGGGAGATCAAGACTTGGCTCTGGCTCTTGACCGGATCCGACAGAGACGCGAGGTCCCCCTCGTGGTGTTTGGTCATATGCACCATCGCCTTAAAGGAGGCCAGGGTGAACGTTGCACCTTCCTTCAGGATCGGCTTGGTACGGCCTATCTCAATGCGGCCTGTGTCCCGCGGCGGGGCGTTGATGCTGATGGCCGTTCACTCACCCATTGGTCCTGGGTGGAGTTCAGCGGATGTGAGCTCTGCCATGCCAGCCACCGTTGGTATGAAGACGACGGCACCCTGGTGTTCGAAGAGACCCTTTGGCACCGCAATGCTCCTGAGGTGGTTGGGTGCTGA
- the nadA gene encoding quinolinate synthase NadA, whose protein sequence is MVLMTAVTANSKAPTAVPVDLAAAIQDLKRKRNAVILAHYYQEPEIQDIADFIGDSLELSRKAAGTNADVIVFCGVHFMAETAKILSPQKTVLLPDLDAGCSLADDCPADAFADFRARHPDHIVVSYINCTAAVKAQSDLICTSSNAVDLVRQLPADRPILFAPDRNLGRWVQKQSGRELTLWPGRCIVHETFSEEAVLRLQIEHPAAEVIAHPECLEPLLDLADFIGSTSKLLHHAESSSAESFIVLTEPGILHQMQQRIPGKTFLAVPGLDGCSCNACPYMRLNTLEKLWRCLSVGAPEIEMDEDLRLRALQPIQRMLEMSL, encoded by the coding sequence ATGGTCCTGATGACCGCTGTCACTGCCAACTCGAAGGCCCCAACAGCGGTACCGGTTGACCTTGCTGCTGCGATCCAGGATCTGAAGCGGAAACGCAATGCCGTCATCCTGGCGCACTACTACCAGGAACCTGAGATTCAGGACATCGCCGACTTCATTGGTGATTCCCTCGAGCTTTCACGTAAAGCCGCTGGCACCAATGCTGATGTGATCGTCTTCTGCGGCGTCCATTTCATGGCGGAAACCGCGAAGATCCTCAGCCCCCAGAAAACTGTTCTCCTGCCAGATCTGGACGCCGGCTGCTCCCTTGCAGATGACTGTCCGGCCGATGCATTTGCTGACTTCCGCGCCCGCCATCCCGACCACATTGTGGTCAGCTACATCAATTGCACCGCGGCTGTCAAAGCACAAAGCGACCTGATTTGCACAAGCAGCAATGCCGTCGATCTCGTCAGGCAGCTTCCTGCCGATCGACCGATTCTCTTTGCGCCTGATCGCAATCTCGGTCGCTGGGTGCAGAAACAGAGCGGCAGGGAACTCACGCTCTGGCCAGGGCGCTGCATCGTGCACGAAACCTTCAGCGAAGAAGCGGTGCTCAGGCTTCAAATTGAACACCCAGCTGCCGAGGTGATCGCCCATCCTGAATGCCTCGAACCGCTGTTGGATCTTGCTGATTTCATCGGTTCCACCAGCAAACTGCTCCATCACGCAGAGAGCAGCAGCGCCGAAAGCTTCATCGTTCTCACTGAACCGGGCATCCTCCACCAGATGCAACAACGCATTCCTGGGAAAACCTTCCTAGCTGTGCCAGGTCTGGATGGCTGCAGCTGCAATGCCTGCCCTTACATGCGACTGAACACCCTGGAAAAGCTCTGGCGCTGCCTGTCCGTCGGTGCCCCAGAAATCGAAATGGATGAGGATCTTCGGCTGCGTGCCCTGCAGCCGATTCAACGGATGCTGGAGATGAGCCTCTGA
- a CDS encoding ligase-associated DNA damage response exonuclease: MIERTPEGLYCHAAEAWIDPIRPVRRALITHAHADHARAGCGEYFAVNASEAILRERLGSGIRLNTVSYREQRRIGTVLVSFHSAGHVLGSAQIRLEHEGCVWVVSGDYKRCTDPSCEPFESVPCDVLITEATFGLPIYRWRSGEQVAHEIRAWWMGERLRPSLLFCYAFGKAQRVLAELKAIGVDDEVLLHGAVETVTRHYRDAGIPMTASRPLSDLPRNANLEGRLILAPPSAHRSAWMRRFKTPQTAFASGWMAVRGARRRRGYERGFVLSDHADWPGLVQTVKESGARRVYVTHGQSDVLARYLRDVEGLDAEPIEALPAGRVSSADEGN, translated from the coding sequence CTGATTGAACGCACTCCTGAAGGGCTCTACTGCCACGCGGCAGAAGCCTGGATCGATCCGATTCGACCTGTACGCCGGGCTCTGATTACCCACGCCCATGCCGACCATGCCAGGGCTGGGTGCGGTGAGTATTTCGCCGTCAACGCCAGTGAAGCGATCCTGCGCGAACGGCTTGGGAGTGGAATCAGGCTGAACACAGTCAGTTACAGGGAACAACGGCGTATCGGGACAGTTCTGGTGTCGTTTCACAGCGCAGGACACGTGCTTGGAAGTGCCCAGATCCGTCTTGAGCATGAGGGATGTGTCTGGGTGGTAAGCGGTGATTACAAACGCTGCACAGACCCCAGCTGCGAGCCCTTTGAATCCGTGCCCTGCGATGTCTTGATCACTGAGGCAACGTTTGGTCTTCCGATCTACAGGTGGCGAAGTGGCGAGCAGGTGGCGCATGAGATCCGCGCCTGGTGGATGGGGGAACGATTGAGACCTTCACTCCTGTTCTGCTACGCCTTTGGAAAAGCCCAACGGGTGCTGGCGGAACTGAAAGCCATTGGTGTCGACGATGAGGTGCTGCTCCACGGAGCGGTGGAAACGGTGACTCGCCATTACAGGGATGCAGGCATTCCCATGACGGCCAGCCGTCCTCTGAGCGATCTTCCCCGAAATGCAAACCTGGAAGGTCGCCTCATCCTCGCTCCCCCTTCCGCCCATCGATCCGCTTGGATGCGCCGCTTCAAAACCCCGCAGACAGCCTTCGCATCTGGTTGGATGGCGGTGCGCGGAGCACGCCGCCGCAGGGGCTATGAACGAGGCTTCGTCCTCAGTGACCACGCTGACTGGCCTGGTCTCGTTCAAACCGTGAAGGAAAGCGGTGCCCGTCGTGTCTATGTGACCCATGGACAAAGCGATGTGCTGGCGCGTTACCTACGAGACGTCGAGGGACTGGACGCTGAACCGATCGAAGCGCTGCCTGCAGGAAGGGTGAGTAGCGCCGACGAGGGCAACTGA
- a CDS encoding DNA ligase — translation MSRLFVVCLATSLAIAPALAADIEEISIERIQTVIFPADGAEAAAAICNGLADGVLTRDGIGVDLARLQNALATSGNPDQVNRYVNGFNQTAQARQGCNIRISDPQNTDLYQWQY, via the coding sequence ATGTCGCGTCTCTTCGTGGTCTGTCTGGCCACCAGCCTCGCCATCGCTCCCGCCCTGGCGGCTGACATTGAGGAGATCTCGATCGAGCGCATCCAAACGGTGATCTTCCCTGCCGATGGAGCTGAGGCCGCCGCCGCGATTTGCAACGGCCTGGCCGATGGAGTGTTGACCCGTGACGGAATCGGCGTGGATCTCGCCCGCCTTCAGAACGCTCTCGCCACCAGCGGCAACCCGGATCAAGTGAACCGCTACGTCAACGGTTTCAACCAAACGGCGCAGGCACGCCAGGGCTGCAACATCAGAATCAGCGATCCGCAAAACACTGACCTCTATCAGTGGCAGTACTGA
- a CDS encoding ATP-dependent DNA ligase, producing MQAFADLIDDLDATNGSGQKVQRIAAYLQEQPPEDSAWTLLLLIGQRRRRLITGRRLRDVLQKESGMPSWLFAACHSQVGDSAETISLLWPQLATELPRDSRPLGAELEPLILQMKHEPHLHWWMETLLPTIAALDETLQAQALIKVWHQLAPERHLLLNKLLTGGFRIGVARGLVVKAIARGFDLEETVVLERLMGPMEATVPWFQQLTAPVVDAPSDRGAVPYPFFLASPAKVDTLQNTPPRDWWVEHKWDGIRGQLIRRPSGVYLWSRGEELINDQFPELVTMAESLPAGTVLDGEVICWRMKANTPMPFSALQRRLGRQQVGRTLQDECPASFIAYDLIESQGEDLRARPLHERLTQLWALRGLSGEDAWRLRWSEGEALRDWEDLHDLRQNAVAAGAEGVMLKHRESPYLSGRKRGHWWKFKRDPMTLDAVLIYAQAGSGRRANIFTDYTFALWQRNAEGEESHQLVTFAKAYSGLDDQEILELDRWIRRHTRERFGPARAVEPELVFEIGFEGIQRSKRHKCGLAVRFPRILRWRKDRPANSADTINRAEELLALQPQAEAQA from the coding sequence GTGCAGGCGTTCGCGGACCTCATCGATGACCTGGACGCCACCAATGGCTCAGGACAGAAGGTCCAACGCATCGCCGCTTATCTCCAGGAACAACCTCCTGAAGATTCCGCCTGGACACTGCTTCTTCTGATCGGTCAACGCCGCAGGCGTTTGATCACAGGCCGCCGACTGCGGGATGTGCTTCAGAAGGAGAGCGGCATGCCGTCCTGGCTCTTTGCTGCCTGCCACAGCCAAGTTGGCGATTCAGCTGAAACCATCAGCCTTCTCTGGCCACAACTTGCAACGGAGCTGCCACGGGACTCACGACCCCTGGGGGCAGAGCTGGAGCCACTCATCCTCCAGATGAAACACGAGCCCCACCTTCACTGGTGGATGGAGACTCTGCTCCCAACCATCGCAGCCCTTGACGAGACGCTTCAGGCGCAGGCTCTCATCAAGGTGTGGCACCAACTCGCGCCCGAGCGACACCTGCTGTTGAACAAACTGCTCACCGGCGGCTTCCGGATCGGCGTGGCCAGGGGATTGGTGGTCAAGGCGATCGCTCGGGGTTTTGACCTCGAGGAAACGGTGGTCCTCGAACGATTAATGGGTCCCATGGAAGCCACGGTGCCATGGTTTCAACAACTGACGGCTCCGGTGGTCGACGCTCCCAGCGATCGTGGTGCCGTCCCCTATCCGTTTTTCCTGGCCAGCCCTGCGAAGGTCGACACCCTGCAAAACACCCCTCCCCGGGACTGGTGGGTGGAACACAAGTGGGATGGCATCCGCGGACAGCTGATTCGGCGACCGTCTGGGGTCTACCTATGGAGCCGAGGGGAGGAACTGATCAACGATCAGTTCCCGGAGCTGGTGACCATGGCCGAATCCCTCCCAGCCGGAACGGTGCTGGATGGAGAAGTGATCTGCTGGCGAATGAAGGCCAACACACCGATGCCCTTTAGTGCCCTTCAACGCCGACTTGGACGCCAACAGGTCGGACGGACCCTGCAGGACGAATGTCCAGCCAGCTTTATCGCCTATGACTTGATCGAATCTCAGGGGGAAGACCTGCGGGCGCGGCCACTCCACGAACGACTGACCCAACTCTGGGCACTTCGTGGCCTGAGCGGGGAAGACGCATGGCGCCTGCGCTGGAGTGAAGGAGAAGCTTTGCGTGACTGGGAAGATCTCCATGATCTTCGCCAGAACGCCGTTGCAGCTGGGGCGGAAGGCGTAATGCTGAAGCATCGAGAATCGCCTTACCTCAGCGGGCGCAAACGGGGGCATTGGTGGAAATTCAAGCGTGACCCCATGACGCTCGATGCGGTGCTGATCTACGCCCAGGCGGGGAGCGGCAGGCGCGCCAATATCTTCACCGACTACACCTTTGCGCTTTGGCAACGCAATGCTGAGGGGGAGGAATCCCATCAACTCGTGACCTTCGCCAAGGCCTACTCAGGCTTGGATGATCAAGAGATCCTTGAATTGGACCGCTGGATCCGACGCCATACCCGCGAACGGTTTGGGCCCGCAAGAGCGGTTGAACCTGAACTGGTTTTTGAAATTGGCTTTGAAGGAATTCAACGATCCAAACGTCACAAATGCGGTCTTGCCGTTCGTTTCCCGCGCATCCTGCGTTGGCGAAAGGATCGCCCCGCAAACAGCGCCGACACGATCAACCGGGCCGAGGAGCTATTGGCTCTTCAACCGCAAGCTGAAGCACAAGCGTGA
- a CDS encoding ligase-associated DNA damage response DEXH box helicase, with the protein MNGRSHDRELLAPVEEWFERQGWTPLPFQRQTWQAHLRGRSGLIQVPTGSGKTYAAVMAPIAKALAQSVPRRGVRLLYITPLRALSRDLAQALLEPIEAMGWPLRVGIRNGDTPSAERSRQLKSPPDILITTPESLCVLMAGRHATELFQPLETVILDEWHELIGSKRGTQAELALSWLRLQKPQLQTWAISATIGNLEEAARHALGEGSDPCLITGAPERPLEIRSIVPDSLDGFPWGGHLGLRRYEDLVATLSPTTSTLLFTNTRNQAERWFQCLRFACPEMEGLLALHHSAVDRQEREAIEAGVKAGSLRWVVCTSSLDLGVDFQPVERVVQIGSPKNLARLLQRAGRSAHCPGGTSQMWFMPTNALELLELSAVRRGLTQGLVEERHPPNEALDVLLQHLTTLACGPGFTPEATLESIRRTSSYRNLSDATWQWCLRFLELGGDCLGAYPRYRKLERADDGRFVIRDNTIARLHRLNIGTITSAPAIRVRFVRGAVLGHVEETFISQLRPKDVFFFAGRQLEFVRLREMTAYVKASTRKSTAVPAWAGGQMALSDLLTHHLREEVARAGRGDLDTPELQALAPVFERQKDLSTLPANNQFLIETCRTREGTHLYAYPFEGRFVHEGLGFLWSTRLTRLHRGTITVSVNDYGFELLAPRSYPMADLLEEHLDALLADDHLEKDLEQALNLSELCRRRFRSIAQVAGLLVQGYPGQSKSAGQLQISGSLLWEVFSKHEPGNLLLKQAQQEVLQEQLELQRLRSALKRLQEGEVLLSATARPGPLAFPLLVERLNNRMTNESVMERVQRMVAEAQRLEGD; encoded by the coding sequence GTGAACGGGCGGTCGCACGATCGAGAGCTACTCGCCCCCGTTGAGGAGTGGTTTGAACGCCAGGGATGGACACCACTTCCTTTTCAACGCCAGACCTGGCAAGCCCATCTGAGGGGCCGCAGTGGGTTAATTCAGGTTCCCACTGGCTCTGGCAAGACCTATGCCGCCGTGATGGCACCCATTGCCAAGGCGCTTGCTCAATCTGTCCCGAGACGTGGGGTGCGTCTGCTCTACATCACACCTCTGAGGGCCCTGAGCCGAGACCTCGCCCAGGCGCTGCTGGAACCGATCGAGGCGATGGGATGGCCCTTGAGGGTTGGTATCCGCAATGGCGATACCCCCAGTGCCGAACGCAGTCGACAACTCAAGTCGCCACCAGACATTTTGATCACCACGCCGGAATCCCTGTGCGTTCTCATGGCTGGGCGTCATGCAACGGAGCTCTTCCAGCCACTTGAGACGGTGATCCTGGATGAATGGCATGAACTGATCGGAAGCAAACGGGGGACGCAGGCAGAGCTCGCCCTCAGCTGGCTCCGCCTGCAGAAGCCCCAACTGCAGACCTGGGCCATCAGCGCCACGATCGGCAATCTCGAGGAAGCGGCACGCCATGCCCTTGGTGAAGGATCCGATCCATGCCTGATCACTGGAGCCCCAGAGCGGCCCCTTGAGATCCGAAGCATCGTTCCCGACAGCCTGGATGGGTTTCCATGGGGCGGCCATCTTGGACTGCGCCGCTACGAGGACCTGGTGGCCACCTTGAGCCCGACCACCAGCACCCTGCTATTCACCAACACACGCAACCAGGCGGAGCGCTGGTTTCAGTGCCTGCGCTTCGCCTGCCCCGAGATGGAAGGACTGCTGGCCCTGCATCACAGCGCAGTGGACCGTCAGGAACGGGAGGCGATCGAGGCCGGTGTGAAAGCCGGATCGCTGCGCTGGGTGGTGTGCACAAGCTCGCTCGATCTGGGGGTGGATTTCCAGCCGGTGGAGCGGGTGGTGCAGATCGGTTCCCCGAAGAACCTGGCCCGTCTCCTGCAACGGGCTGGCCGCTCCGCCCATTGCCCCGGAGGCACGTCACAGATGTGGTTCATGCCCACCAATGCTTTGGAACTGCTGGAACTGAGCGCCGTGCGACGAGGCCTGACCCAGGGCCTCGTGGAAGAGCGCCATCCACCGAATGAAGCCCTGGATGTGCTTCTGCAACACCTCACCACGCTGGCCTGCGGACCAGGGTTCACACCTGAGGCAACCCTGGAGTCGATCCGCAGGACCTCTAGTTACCGCAACCTGAGCGATGCAACGTGGCAATGGTGCCTGCGCTTTCTCGAACTGGGTGGCGATTGCCTTGGTGCCTACCCCCGCTACAGGAAGCTGGAGCGCGCGGACGACGGCCGGTTCGTCATTCGCGACAACACCATCGCCCGACTCCACCGTCTCAACATCGGCACGATCACCTCAGCACCAGCAATCCGCGTGCGCTTTGTTCGAGGAGCGGTGCTGGGGCATGTGGAGGAGACCTTTATCAGCCAGCTGAGGCCAAAGGATGTGTTCTTTTTCGCGGGCCGTCAGCTGGAGTTTGTGCGGCTTCGTGAGATGACGGCTTACGTCAAAGCCAGCACACGCAAAAGCACAGCCGTACCCGCATGGGCCGGAGGGCAAATGGCCCTTTCCGATCTGTTGACCCATCATCTGCGCGAGGAGGTGGCTCGTGCGGGCCGCGGCGATCTCGATACCCCGGAACTGCAAGCCCTGGCCCCCGTGTTCGAGCGTCAGAAGGATCTCTCCACACTGCCGGCGAACAACCAGTTCTTGATCGAGACCTGCCGCACCAGAGAGGGGACCCATCTCTACGCGTACCCCTTTGAGGGTCGTTTCGTGCATGAGGGGCTCGGGTTTCTCTGGTCCACTCGACTGACACGTCTCCATCGCGGAACGATCACGGTGTCGGTGAACGACTACGGGTTTGAACTGCTGGCACCTCGCAGCTATCCAATGGCCGATCTGCTGGAGGAACACCTCGACGCGTTACTCGCCGATGATCACCTGGAGAAGGATCTTGAACAGGCGCTCAACCTGTCCGAACTATGCCGCCGCCGCTTCCGAAGCATTGCGCAGGTGGCAGGGCTGCTGGTGCAGGGATACCCGGGTCAAAGCAAAAGTGCCGGCCAACTGCAGATCAGCGGCTCGCTCCTCTGGGAGGTGTTCTCAAAACATGAACCAGGCAATCTTCTCCTGAAGCAGGCGCAACAGGAGGTTCTGCAGGAGCAGCTTGAATTACAACGTCTACGCAGCGCCCTGAAACGGCTCCAGGAGGGAGAGGTTCTCCTTAGCGCCACCGCAAGACCAGGTCCTCTCGCCTTTCCACTGCTAGTGGAGCGTTTGAACAATCGGATGACCAATGAGTCAGTGATGGAACGGGTGCAGCGCATGGTCGCCGAAGCACAGCGCCTTGAAGGCGATTAG
- the chrA gene encoding chromate efflux transporter, with translation MLSAWRVFAEFLLLGCTSFGGPVAHLGYFRERFVMRRHWLSDEAYAELVAICQFLPGPASSQVGIGLGLMRAGWLGGIAAWIGFTLPSAVILLIASAVLSINPAWLNGGWVQGLKVAAVAVVTQAVLGMQKRLAPDRPRLTLMAVSAILVLVVPLASVQVLALLLGAVVGVLCFRTPDQNAQVLNGLQVPVRRSVAIGLLGLLALLLAFLPWLSASTRPVAVQQLSAMLQAGSLVFGGGHVVLPLLEQSLVPPGWISLDRFLAGYGAAQAVPGPMFSLAAFLGFDLRGGLQGITGSILALIALFLPAFLLIGGVLPFWSDLGQCRAMRRALMGVNAAVVGILLAALYQPVWRVGIRNSADFSLALLAVLLLMAWRQPAWRVVLFCGLIGGLVLP, from the coding sequence ATGTTGTCCGCCTGGAGAGTGTTTGCGGAATTCCTGCTTTTGGGCTGCACCTCCTTCGGCGGGCCCGTGGCCCATCTCGGTTATTTCAGAGAACGCTTTGTGATGCGGCGGCACTGGCTATCCGATGAGGCCTATGCCGAATTAGTTGCCATCTGTCAGTTTCTGCCAGGCCCTGCCAGCTCTCAGGTGGGCATTGGCCTTGGCCTGATGCGAGCAGGATGGCTCGGTGGCATCGCAGCGTGGATCGGATTCACGCTGCCCTCGGCGGTCATTTTGCTGATCGCTTCTGCAGTGCTCAGCATCAATCCCGCCTGGCTCAATGGTGGCTGGGTTCAGGGCTTGAAGGTTGCTGCCGTCGCAGTGGTGACCCAGGCGGTATTGGGGATGCAAAAGCGGCTGGCACCTGACCGCCCGCGCCTCACTCTGATGGCGGTCAGCGCCATTCTGGTGCTGGTGGTGCCGTTGGCCTCTGTGCAGGTTCTGGCCCTGCTACTCGGCGCCGTGGTGGGAGTGTTGTGCTTTCGAACTCCTGATCAGAACGCCCAAGTGCTCAATGGCCTCCAGGTTCCTGTGCGGCGATCGGTTGCCATCGGCCTGCTCGGCCTGTTAGCGCTCCTCCTGGCCTTTCTCCCATGGCTCTCTGCCAGCACCAGACCGGTGGCTGTTCAACAATTGAGCGCCATGCTTCAAGCCGGTTCCCTGGTCTTTGGTGGGGGCCATGTTGTGTTGCCACTCCTTGAGCAATCCCTGGTCCCCCCAGGCTGGATCAGCCTTGATCGGTTTCTTGCTGGCTATGGAGCCGCCCAGGCAGTCCCCGGACCAATGTTCAGCCTTGCAGCCTTTTTAGGCTTTGACCTCCGGGGAGGTCTGCAAGGAATCACAGGTTCGATCCTGGCCTTAATCGCCCTGTTTCTCCCTGCTTTTCTGTTGATCGGCGGAGTGCTGCCTTTCTGGTCTGATCTCGGTCAATGTCGAGCGATGCGCCGCGCCTTGATGGGGGTGAACGCAGCTGTGGTGGGCATCCTTCTCGCCGCTCTTTATCAGCCCGTCTGGAGAGTTGGCATCCGCAACAGTGCTGACTTCAGCCTGGCTCTCTTGGCTGTACTCCTCCTGATGGCTTGGCGTCAGCCGGCCTGGAGGGTGGTGTTGTTTTGCGGGTTGATCGGCGGACTGGTGTTGCCGTGA
- a CDS encoding DUF1543 domain-containing protein — MSPSAVSLFLVVLGGRTPNCHVELHDVRWVVGPNIETTIPELRRQWWGSLKGLHIDSYTSIDSVDGYAVSLESNAAPALEGNTTNQRLWFINLGGYQRHSLQEWHHFGLVVATTAQAAKARARTRWLQDHVQVHKDDLHSLDTVGGIDDCLPIETISGWRLVLTPEPHRQNHDLRPEWFGYWRIDGRQPQPRPPAS; from the coding sequence ATGAGCCCATCAGCCGTCAGCTTGTTTCTGGTGGTGCTAGGGGGACGCACCCCCAATTGCCACGTTGAACTCCACGATGTGCGCTGGGTGGTGGGCCCCAACATTGAAACCACAATCCCCGAGCTCAGACGGCAATGGTGGGGAAGCCTGAAGGGGCTACACATCGACAGTTACACCTCCATTGACTCTGTCGATGGCTATGCCGTTTCGCTCGAATCAAACGCGGCTCCTGCGCTCGAGGGCAACACCACAAACCAACGGCTCTGGTTTATCAATCTGGGTGGCTATCAGCGCCATTCCCTTCAGGAATGGCACCACTTCGGTCTTGTGGTGGCGACAACCGCCCAGGCAGCCAAGGCGCGAGCCAGGACTCGCTGGCTTCAAGACCATGTGCAGGTGCACAAGGATGACCTCCATAGCCTTGACACAGTCGGTGGCATCGATGACTGCCTGCCAATTGAAACGATTTCAGGTTGGCGACTTGTTCTGACTCCCGAGCCCCACCGGCAAAACCATGACCTGCGACCCGAGTGGTTTGGGTATTGGCGCATCGACGGTCGCCAGCCCCAACCGAGGCCTCCAGCTTCCTGA
- a CDS encoding alpha/beta hydrolase — MSVVDPRQPVVILGGFLISDTAYQPMADWLMNEQGLAVAITPASRLDWLLTSWSLGWRRLLDRVDGLVKELQSRSPSGKVTLVGHSSGGVMLRLYLSHEPFAGRVYAGAERCNRLITLGSPHQAERATPLRAMVDRRFPGCHAPEVDYVAVAGELDLNGPLASAFSRRSARGSYRSISGDPQVRGDGLVPVQSALLLNARPVLLEATAHGGLFGSSWYGSPDRITSWWSAACR; from the coding sequence ATGAGCGTGGTGGATCCCCGACAACCCGTCGTGATTCTCGGTGGGTTTCTCATCAGTGACACGGCTTATCAACCGATGGCCGACTGGCTCATGAACGAGCAAGGTTTGGCCGTGGCGATCACTCCCGCTAGCCGACTCGACTGGTTGCTCACGAGCTGGTCTCTTGGTTGGCGTCGTTTGCTCGATCGGGTGGATGGTCTTGTGAAGGAGTTGCAGAGCCGTTCACCCTCTGGAAAGGTCACCCTCGTGGGGCATAGCTCCGGAGGGGTGATGCTTCGCCTTTATCTCAGTCATGAGCCCTTTGCTGGTCGTGTCTATGCCGGTGCCGAGCGTTGCAATCGCCTGATCACCCTCGGCAGCCCCCACCAGGCCGAGAGGGCTACACCCTTGAGAGCCATGGTTGATCGACGCTTCCCGGGTTGCCATGCCCCTGAGGTTGACTACGTGGCCGTTGCCGGTGAGCTGGATCTGAATGGGCCGTTGGCCTCGGCTTTCAGTCGTCGCAGTGCCCGCGGCAGCTATCGGAGCATCAGCGGTGACCCTCAGGTGCGGGGTGATGGCCTTGTGCCTGTGCAATCGGCTCTGTTGCTCAATGCAAGGCCAGTGTTGTTAGAAGCCACGGCCCATGGTGGCTTGTTTGGATCATCCTGGTATGGCTCTCCTGATCGCATCACGTCCTGGTGGTCGGCCGCTTGCCGATGA
- a CDS encoding DUF427 domain-containing protein: protein MVQERVADYPRPPRLEPSSDLVLVKVAGEVLYEGTGAWRVLETFHPPTYYLPPEGIKQSLLHPAVGRSFCEWKGVAEYFDIVAGGRRIHRAVWRYPTPTADFKAIQGWFALYPALMDGCWLNGEPVIPQPGGFYGGWISSAVVGPFKGDPAHPELI from the coding sequence ATGGTTCAGGAACGGGTCGCGGACTACCCAAGACCACCACGGCTGGAACCAAGCAGTGATCTGGTGCTTGTGAAGGTGGCTGGTGAAGTGCTGTACGAGGGCACGGGGGCCTGGCGGGTTCTCGAAACCTTCCACCCGCCCACCTATTACCTGCCACCTGAGGGAATCAAGCAGTCGCTGTTGCACCCTGCTGTTGGGCGCAGCTTCTGTGAATGGAAAGGTGTGGCGGAGTACTTCGACATTGTTGCCGGAGGACGCAGGATCCATCGCGCCGTCTGGCGTTACCCAACGCCCACGGCGGACTTCAAGGCCATCCAAGGGTGGTTCGCGTTGTATCCAGCACTGATGGATGGCTGTTGGCTGAATGGGGAGCCTGTCATTCCCCAGCCAGGAGGTTTCTACGGCGGTTGGATCAGTTCTGCCGTGGTAGGCCCTTTCAAGGGGGATCCAGCCCATCCTGAATTGATCTGA
- a CDS encoding PAP/fibrillin family protein, whose product MAAIQQSFPAWLEITWLDERLRVCRGNAGTRFALLRRDDLSVDALMGERP is encoded by the coding sequence ATGGCGGCAATCCAACAAAGCTTTCCGGCCTGGCTTGAGATCACCTGGCTCGACGAGCGATTGCGGGTCTGTCGCGGTAACGCAGGCACCCGCTTCGCCCTCCTGCGTCGTGACGACCTAAGCGTCGATGCACTGATGGGAGAACGGCCATGA